The sequence GCCAAAATTTTTTGTACAAGTTATAGTAAAACTgtcttaattattatataaaattagtcATAAGTAAAAAGATTGGTCATTCAAAGTGTAATTGGAACCTGATGTCTCTAACGTTTGTTTAACCGTCTCAACATTCAATAAAATACCAGATATGGAATGCTGAAAACTTAAAGCATTGTAGATGAAGGtgaaacataagaatatgaataaatGAGAACAGAAACATTGTAGATAAAGGCGAAACATAGGAATATGAATAAATTGTAATAGAAACATTGTTGATAAAGgtgaaacataagaatattaataaaccagaatagaaacattgtaCATATaggtgaaacataaaaatatgaataaatcagaatagaaacattgtagATAAAGGCGAAACATAGAAATATGAATAAACCAGAATAGAAACATTCTAAATAAAGGCGaaacataagaatatgaataaacCAGAATAGAAACGTTGTAGATAACGAtgaaacataagaatatgaataaatCAGAATAGAAAGATTGTAGATAATGTTGAaacataagaatataaataaactgtaatagaaacattttatataaaggtgatacataagaatatgaataaaccagaatagaaacattgtagataatgttgaaacataagaatataaataaactgtaatagaaacattttatataaaggtgatacataagaatatgaataaaccagaatagaaacattgtagataatgttgaaacataagaatatgaataaattggaatagaaacatttgtaaaatcaGTAGAATGAGAAATAATTTTCCATTTCGTTTTGGCattatctaaaataattatttttcgacATATGTTTCACGTAATATTTAAGTAAGGAGCCcctaaaaactacaaaatggccATGAGGGCAGGTCAGTGATGTTGGTGAGAAATTTCCAAATGTTCATAAAAGGTCTTATACATGCTCTCTGCCCGCTTAACCAAActtttaactatataaatatgttatcttaggaaacaaacataattacaatataaataacaaaacattcttaCTGTTATAAGTAGGAGTTGTTCTAGACCAACTGCCAGACTCCAGACAGATCCATagtaatttgtaaatttattgtttgatatgtgaaaaaataaatatatattttcttttgccCTGTTAGTTTCCTTATGAATGGCTAATATGATGTTTACAAAAtaagtttacaagtgttttgaTAACTATGTATAACAAGTAAACAGATATGATTCTATCTGTTTATGAAAGTGGTAAGATGAAAATGTGAACGAAACAAAACATTCTTACTGTTGCAAGTTGGAGTTGTTCCAGACCAACTGCCAGACTCCAGACAGATCACCTCTGGGTCTCCTACTAGTTGGTACTCTTCTAGACAGGAAAACACACACCTATCTCCAGTCACGGCAGACGAACAGAATCCAGATAATTCTCCATTTTCTGGAGCAATTATGGGTGGACAACCTGATTGTGtacctaaaataaaaatgaataaatccaGTTTATGATAGTAGTGAATGGATATATCATTATATGAGTCAGGGTTTCTGGTTCAGTTCCAAAGGAATCGTATATCGTAATCATATTAACACAATGATTGAAGTAACATCTAAACAGATAGAAAAGAACATCTGAACGTGAATCTACAGTTTGTATTGAAATTCTGGAATTACAAAAACTTCGTGTTTATTAATAacgaatatttacaataaaacttttttcGTTTACGTGTTCTGATATCAAATCATGATGACAGCTACACTGCTACTCAGACATATCACAGTTCAAGTATAGAAAAGAGATTTTTCGAAAGCTGCTTCACccataattttatacaagttagcTTGAACACTACACTCTAGTTGCAAAttgaaaaacttgtttgtttgttcatttccATACATTGAAATATTTAGGCTGTAACTGCCAAGGCGAATCGAACATCCacatttagtgttgtaaatctgtgaaCCTTCCTGTGATTTTTTGTTGAACACTACTGTGATTAGTTTAGGAAATAAAGTTtaagttattgttaatttgtttgctGATACAGAgagtgaaataataattttcttttcttatttcaatttgtattttcttatttaatgtgttattgtattacttacaaaacactaggcctggcatggcctagcgcgttaaggcgtgcgcttcgtaatctgagggtcgctggtttgcgcctgagtcgcgccaaaacatgctccccctcccagccgtgggggcgttatatgtgacggtcaatcccactattcgttggtaaaagagtagcccaagagttggcggtgggtggtgatgactagctgccgtccctctagtcttacactgctaaattagggacggctagcacagatagccctcgagttgctttgtgcgaaattccaaaacaaacaaacaaaatacaaaacactaaAAGGCATGTCAACTTACAAAACTGAGTCATTGTTATATATCAGTTTTGAAAGGTTAAAGTTTGAAAAGAAGTTCTAGAATTCAGTCTCAAAAGTTTATATCTCCATTGGTAATTGGAGTTTTCCCCTCTTGGTTACTCAAGATGGCCGTCAGATAAGACCATCTTGAGCGATTATTTCCACTTCAAAGCTTGGACTTAGCAACCCAATAGTTAGCAGCTCCATACATCCATTTGTACTGGTGACCTGAGGTTCGGTTGTTGAAATCTCTTGACATCAAAAAGAAAACCACGTTCTGCAGTTTGGAGATGTCGGTGTGTGATAAGATTACATCAGATATCTCATTTTAATTTAGAGTAATATACAAGATGGTAGTGACTGGTTCTGATGAattacctgttgttgtttttttattttatcatttcaaaattagagaagctAAAGCTGGTAGCCATTGATGAGATTTAATAAAGTtagagaaataatatttaaattttatgaccAATTTTTTACCAAGTGTATAAGTTCTTTCTCTCTAATAATTACTGTTTCCACTTGATATCAACTTTGACTATAAGAAGAATCCTCTTCTAATAATGAACCACAAGCTGTAACTAAGTATTTATACTTAGTTGTCCATTTAACTTTCTTCAATTTTCTGATTTGATTTTTAACGACGGTATGTACAGTGACAATACCAGCATCCCTTAGCGATAGGTCTAGTAATCACAATAGTTTCTAAGGAACTGATCTCTTCTGCTGTCACTTAAACTGGATGTAAGTCATGTTGACAGAGTTGAAAAGGAATAAAGAGGACAGTAGCATATTCTGAAGAAGATCCATGAACTTTGACCTCATACAGttattgtcattttcatcagagtaTAACATATatgcaatggaaaaaaaaatttcattttataactgGACACCACAGGACAGGTCAGCAATTTTGGTCAGAAAAGAAACTTCCAAATGTCCATGAAAGATCCTATTCGTGTAATAGATGTTCTTTCTAAGCCTGCCAAACATGAATCATCTTAGGAAAGGAGTACAGTAACAACATAAATAGCAAAGCATTCTCACTGTTACAAGTAGGAGTTGTTCCAGACCAACTACCAGACTCCAAACAGATCAACCCTGGATTTCCTACCAGTTGGTACTTTTCTAGACACGAAAACTTACACCTGTCTCCAGTCACAGCAGATGAACACAATCCAGATAATTTTCCATTTTCTGGGGCACTCAAAGTTGGACATTCTGATTTTGTAACTAGAAAAACACAtagaaaatgataataaaagtcgtttgtttttcataacatgtttttcactattttggcCAAGGTTTATCCTACAATGCTAACAATGTATTgcttcaataaataaacttattgttaCAAAAAACTGTTTAGCCTCTAAGCCTAAACTCAAGGGAGGTTTAGCTCAAGCTACACATTGatcaacatgttttatataattttggaGAATCTCACCCTTCATCAGTAATCCTGAAAtcaaccaaaaacaaacaagttggaCCTATATCATTGTGAAAACTATTAAACGCACACTTCAAAATTATAGAATTTTCGGAAtccttaagtttatttattagacATACTGTTGTGTGCCTATGTAATGTAAGGACCTGAATGTGGTCCAATTATACTTTTCCTTCACTTTACCTATCCGGTGTATACATTTTTCAAAAGTAACTACAAAGCACGTTCACACCAACGGTATGTTAGACTTTGATGCTCTCGGTGTTAATTTCAGGCCTTATTTTGGAAAAGACACATTACACATTAATGTGTTACAttacaaagaataaaacattcaTGTTGTACTGAATTTATAATTNNNNNNNNNNNNNNNNNNNNNNNNNNNNNNNNNNNNNNNNNNNNNNNNNNNNNNNNNNNNNNNNNNNNNNNNNNNNNNNNNNNNNNNNNNNNNNNNNNNNNNNNNNNNNNNNNNNNNNNNNNNNNNNNNNNNNNNNNNNNNNNNNNNNNNNNNNNNNNNNNNNNNNNNNNNNNNNNNNNNNNNNNNNNNNNNNNNNNNNNNNNNNNNNNNNNNNNNNNNNNNNNNNNNNNNNNNNNNNNNNNNNNNNNNNNNNNNNNNNNNNNNNNNNNNN comes from Tachypleus tridentatus isolate NWPU-2018 chromosome 12, ASM421037v1, whole genome shotgun sequence and encodes:
- the LOC143235812 gene encoding P-selectin-like; its protein translation is MKVTKSECPTLSAPENGKLSGLCSSAVTGDRCKFSCLEKYQLVGNPGLICLESGSWSGTTPTCNSTQSGCPPIIAPENGELSGFCSSAVTGDRCVFSCLEEYQLVGDPEVICLESGSWSGTTPTCNSKNVLFRSHFHLTTFINR